Part of the Haloarchaeobius litoreus genome is shown below.
TCCGTCGGCGCATCGAAGAGGGGAACCGTTTTCGGCCGCCGGCTCCACTGCCCGAGCGAGGACCGTGTCCCACGTCGCCGCCGGAGCCAACCTGGTCGTGACCGCCCTCCTCGCGCCCGGCATCGCCGCCCACGAGTTCGCGCACGAGCTCGCCTGCCGGCTGCTCGGGGTGCCCGTCCACGGGAGCGCCTACCTGAACCCGCTGGCGAGCGACGCGTACGTCGACCACGAGCCGATCGAGTCGTTCCCCGCCGACGCCGTAGTCGCGCTCGCACCGCTGGTCGTCAACACGGGGCTCGCGCTCGCCGCGTTCGGCGGGGCTGTCGCACTGGCCGGGACGCCGGTGTGGCCCCTGCTGGCGTGGGTCGGTGGTACCCTCGCGCTCACCGCGTTCCCGAGTCACACCGACACGGAGTCACTGGTCGAGACGGCCCGGGCGCTCCCCCTGCTCGCCCGTCCGTTCGGTCTGCTCGTCGCCGTCCCGGTGCGACTCGCGACCGCGGTCCCCGGCATCTCGGGGTTCTACGGCTTCTTCTACGCGCTCTGGCTGTACGCCGTCGTGGCCGGTGTCGGGGTCTGAGGAAGGACACCCTAATGTACCACCGACCCGACGGTACGGGGTACCATGGATTACAGTGCGGTCTTCTTCGACCTCGACAACACGCTGTACCCGTACCAGCCCTGCAACGAGGCTGGCAAGCGGGCGGCCCGGCGTCGCGCGACGGACCTCGGCTACGACCTCGACCGCGAGGCGTTCGAGGCCCGCTACCAGGAGGCCCGGAGCGAGGTGAAACGCGAGCTGGCCGGCACCGCGTCGGCCCACGAGCGCTTCCTCTACTTCAAGCGGCTCATCGAGATCCACACGGGCACGCACAAGTCCCGGCACGCGCTCGAACTCGGCGAGGCGTACTGGGAGGCGTACATCGACGAGATGGAGCTGTTCGACGGGGTCGTCGAGACGTTCGACGCCATCGGCGAGGCGGGGCTGGACATCGCCATCGTGAGCAACCTCACGACCCGTATCCAGCTCAAGAAGATCGAACACCTCGGCATCGAGGGGAGCATCGACCTCGTCGTCACCAGCGAGGAGGCCGGCTCGGAGAAGCCGGCGTCGATCATGTTCACGCTGCCGCTCTCGCAGCTCGACCTGCGCCCGAGCGAGGTCGTGATGGTCGGCGACTCCGTGACGGCGGACATCGAGGGTGGCAACGCGGTCGGGCTGACGACGGTGCTGTTCAACTCCGACGAGACGGAGCTGGAGAGCCGGCGACGACCCGACCACCACGTCGACGCCTTCACCGACATCACCGGGGTGGTCGCGGCATGAGCCACGAACCACAGCGCCGGGCGGTCGTCGACTGGGCACCGGAACTCGCGGACCTCACGCCGGGCCGGACCGGCAACCTGAGCGTGCGCGAGGGCGACGCGTTCGCGGTGACGCCCACCGGCGTCCCCTACGACGGCTTCGACGCGGACGACGTGCCGGTCGTCGACCTCACGGGCGAGCAGCTCGCCGGCGAGATGAAACCGTCGAGCGAGGTGCCGATGCACCGCCACCTCTACCGGTTCCTCGACACCGGCGCGGTCGTGCACACGCACTCGACGTGGTCGACGACGATGTCGGTGTTGCACGAGCCGCTGCCGCCGGTGCACTACATGGTCGTCGCGGTCGGCCGTGAGGTGCCGGTCGCGGAGTACGCGCCGTACGGCACCGAGGAGCTCGCGCGGAACATCGTCGACGCCATGGACGAGGCGGACTCGCGGGCCTGCTTCATCGAGAACCACGGGCTCGTCGTCACCGGCGAGGACCTCCCGACGGCCGTCGAGAACACCGGCCACGTCGAGAACCTCTCGCAGGTGTACCTGCAGGCGAAACAGAACGGCGAGCCACGGACCCTCTCCGACGACCAGCTCGCCGTCGTCGAGGAGAAGTTCGAGTCCTACGGCCAGTAGCGCCGGAGATCGCCCAGACGGGCGGTGCGCTCCGTCACGCTCGGCGGGCCGAGTCGTCGCGGGGACAGAAAGATTCGGTGGACGGGCGGAGGTGGGCACGAGCTCCGCCCGTCGTCAAGGCCACCGGCGGCCTGGGCAAGGGGCCGGTGGCGTCCGAAACCGTGCGGCCGACGGCGGTGGGCAGGCACGAACCCACATCGTCGGCGATGCCGCCGAGGTCCCGGGCAAGGACCCGGCAGCGAGCCAGGATCAGTGGCGGACAGCCACGTCGGCGTCCCCCCGGGCACCGACGTGGTTCGGGTCGAACGTCTCGACCCTCCGTATCCCCCATCACGTCGACGTGACCGTAGTCCCACTGATCCCACTCTGGTGGACGTGTGCAGGCACACTCAACTCATCGACCGACACAGTGTCCCACGACGTGAGTTTTAATAACACCCCTGACAAATCACCTCGAACGATACATGAGTCCCGACGACGTCGCTTCGGCGGTCGAGCTCCTCGACCGACGACGGCAGGTGCTGGGCCACCTCGGGGGGGACGGACATCACGTCAGGGACCTCTGCGAGGAGCTAGACGTGTCCCGCTCGACGGTCAACCGCGCCCTCCGCGAGCTCGAGGACGCCGAGTGGGTCGAACGTGCGGACGACGGCTACGTCCGGACGACGACGGGCTCGCTCGCCCTCCAGAAGTACCGCGACCAGGTCACGGCCCTCGACGCCGTCCAGACGCACGCCGACGCACTGTCCC
Proteins encoded:
- a CDS encoding HAD family hydrolase; translation: MDYSAVFFDLDNTLYPYQPCNEAGKRAARRRATDLGYDLDREAFEARYQEARSEVKRELAGTASAHERFLYFKRLIEIHTGTHKSRHALELGEAYWEAYIDEMELFDGVVETFDAIGEAGLDIAIVSNLTTRIQLKKIEHLGIEGSIDLVVTSEEAGSEKPASIMFTLPLSQLDLRPSEVVMVGDSVTADIEGGNAVGLTTVLFNSDETELESRRRPDHHVDAFTDITGVVAA
- a CDS encoding class II aldolase/adducin family protein, which encodes MSHEPQRRAVVDWAPELADLTPGRTGNLSVREGDAFAVTPTGVPYDGFDADDVPVVDLTGEQLAGEMKPSSEVPMHRHLYRFLDTGAVVHTHSTWSTTMSVLHEPLPPVHYMVVAVGREVPVAEYAPYGTEELARNIVDAMDEADSRACFIENHGLVVTGEDLPTAVENTGHVENLSQVYLQAKQNGEPRTLSDDQLAVVEEKFESYGQ